In a genomic window of Carettochelys insculpta isolate YL-2023 chromosome 19, ASM3395843v1, whole genome shotgun sequence:
- the CRYBA1 gene encoding beta-crystallin A3: MEQAAVRAKRGTNPKAKMAQPNPMPGSTGPWKLTAYDQENFQGKKLEFTSHCPNAMESGFDTIRSLKVECGAWVGYEHTGFCGQQFILERGEYPRWDAWSGSNAYHTERLMSFRPICCANHKESKMAVYEKENFQGRPWDLLDDYPSLQAMGWGNNEVGSMKVQCGAWVCYQYPGYRGYQYILESDHHGGDYKHWREWGSHAQTFQVQSVRRVQQ, from the exons GCACCAACCCCAAAGCAAAGATGGCTCAGCCAAACCCTATGCCTGGCTCCACTGGCCCATGGAAG CTGACAGCGTACGACCAGGAGAACTTCCAGGGGAAGAAGCTGGAGTTCACGTCACACTGCCCCAACGCCATGGAGAGCGGCTTCGACACCATCCGCTCCCTGAAGGTGGAGTGCGGCGC CTGGGTCGGCTACGAGCACACTGGCTTCTGCGGGCAGCAGTTCATCCTGGAAAGAGGCGAATACCCGCGGTGGGATGCCTGGAGCGGGAGCAACGCCTACCACACTGAGCGCCTGATGTCCTTCcgccccatctgctgtgct AATCACAAGGAGTCCAAGATGGCCGTCTACGAGAAGGAGAACTTCCAGGGGCGCCCGTGGGACCTGTTGGACGACTACCCCTCCCTGCAGGCCATGGGCTGGGGCAACAACGAAGTGGGCTCCATGAAGGTGCAGTGTGGCGC CTGGGTTTGCTACCAGTACCCTGGTTACCGTGGCTACCAGTACATTCTGGAGAGTGACCATCACGGGGGGGACTACAAGCACTGGAGAGAGTGGGGGTCCCACGCCCAGACCTTCCAGGTCCAGTCCGTGCGCCGTGTCCAGCAGTAG